Proteins encoded together in one Buchnera aphidicola (Cinara piceae) window:
- the hslU gene encoding HslU--HslV peptidase ATPase subunit, whose amino-acid sequence MPEMTPQIIVKELNKHIIGQENAKRAVAIALRNRWRRMQLNSELRNEITPKNILMIGPTGVGKTEIARRLSKLVNAPFIKVEATKFTEVGYVGKEVDSIIRDLTDLAIKMIRTQNIEKNKKKAKKRAEEKILKILIPVPDSKWNNDNSIEKPENTIEIFRKKLREGKLDNKEIEIQISSTPIGIEIMSPPGMEELTNQLQSLFQNLGGKKKNLRKLKIKDAMKLIIEEEATKLLNLEEIKEQAIYSVEQNSIVFIDEIDKICRHHSSTSNSDVSREGVQRDLLPLIEGCTVSTKHGVVKTDHILFIASGAFQTSTPSDLIPELQGRLPIRVELNALTIDDFERILTEPNASITTQYISLIKTEGVDIVFTKKGIRKIAEASWKINESMENIGARRLYTVLEKLIEEISFNASEQSGKKIYINENYVSLHLEKLVDNQDLSRFIL is encoded by the coding sequence ATGCCGGAAATGACCCCACAAATCATTGTGAAAGAATTAAATAAACATATAATTGGACAAGAAAACGCCAAACGCGCTGTTGCTATCGCTTTACGAAACAGATGGAGAAGGATGCAATTAAATTCAGAATTACGTAATGAAATTACTCCTAAAAATATTTTAATGATTGGACCAACGGGGGTAGGAAAAACAGAAATTGCACGTAGACTTTCTAAACTAGTTAATGCGCCATTTATAAAAGTAGAAGCAACAAAATTTACTGAAGTTGGGTATGTAGGAAAAGAGGTTGATTCTATCATTCGTGATTTAACAGATTTAGCGATCAAAATGATTCGCACACAAAATATAGAAAAAAACAAAAAAAAAGCAAAAAAACGTGCAGAAGAAAAAATTTTAAAAATTTTAATTCCTGTGCCAGATAGTAAATGGAATAATGATAATTCAATAGAAAAACCAGAAAATACAATCGAAATTTTTCGTAAAAAACTGCGTGAAGGGAAACTTGATAATAAAGAAATTGAAATACAAATTTCTTCTACACCTATTGGAATAGAAATAATGTCACCCCCTGGTATGGAAGAACTAACTAATCAACTACAGTCTTTATTTCAAAACCTAGGAGGCAAAAAAAAAAATTTACGTAAACTTAAAATTAAAGATGCAATGAAATTAATAATTGAAGAAGAAGCAACAAAATTACTAAATTTAGAAGAAATAAAAGAACAAGCAATATATTCAGTTGAACAAAATAGTATCGTATTTATTGATGAGATTGATAAAATTTGTAGACATCATTCTTCGACATCAAATTCAGATGTATCTAGAGAAGGCGTGCAAAGAGATCTTTTACCATTAATTGAAGGATGTACTGTATCTACAAAACATGGAGTAGTAAAAACTGATCACATATTGTTTATTGCATCAGGAGCTTTTCAAACATCAACTCCTTCTGATTTAATACCAGAACTACAAGGAAGACTGCCTATACGTGTAGAATTAAACGCACTAACAATAGATGATTTTGAAAGAATTCTTACAGAACCAAATGCATCCATCACTACACAATATATTTCTTTAATAAAAACAGAAGGAGTAGATATTGTTTTTACAAAAAAAGGAATTCGCAAAATTGCAGAGGCATCCTGGAAAATAAATGAATCTATGGAAAATATTGGAGCTCGTCGACTATATACAGTATTAGAAAAATTAATAGAAGAAATTTCATTTAATGCAAGCGAACAATCTGGAAAAAAAATATATATTAATGAAAATTATGTTAGTCTACATTTGGAAAAACTAGTAGACAATCAAGATTTAAGTCGATTTATTTTATAA